A stretch of DNA from Spirosoma endbachense:
GACCAAAATGGCCTACGAATACGTAGCCAGCGGAGCCGCTGACGAATTTTCACTCCGATGGAACCGTCAGGCGCTGGATGCCATAAAACTAAACACAAGAGTGCTTGTGGATGTCGGCGAAATCGATACCCGCATTTCGCTGTTGGGGCTCGACTTGCCCTATCCGATTCTGATTGCCCCCACCGCTTACCATAAAATCATGCACCCGGAAGGCGAACTGGCCACCGCTCAGGGTGCTGGCGATGCTTCGGCTATTTATGTCGTTAGTTCATTTACCACCACACCCCTTAGCGAAATAGCCCGCGTAGCAACACAACCTTTGTGGTTTCAACTCTACGTGAGAGACGACAGGGAACTTACCAGGGCACTCATTCAGGAAGCTGAAGCACAGGGTTGCCGGGCGCTTTGCGTTACAGTTGATACACCCGTTGCTGGTGTCCGCAACCGTCAGCAACGGGTTGAATTTGCAATGCCGGAAGGTGTGAGAACACCCCATATGGCTGACGCCTTTGCGCTGACAAAATCCCTGACCTGGAAAGACATCGAGTGGTTACAATCATTTGTAAAAATTCCCCTTCTGCTCAAAGGTATTTTGAATCCTGACGACGCCGACATAGCAGTTCAGTCGGGCGTTTCGGGCATTATTGTGTCCAACCACGGCGGACGGAATCTAGACACGGTGCCCGCTACAATTGAAGCACTTCCCCGTATTGCCGAAACCGTAAACAAGCGAGTCCCGATCTTAATGGACGGTGGCATCCGACGGGGGACGGATGTGTTGAAAGCCATTGCGCTGGGTGCGAATGCAGTATTGGTAGGGAAGCCCATTTGTTTTGGTCTGGCCTGTGGTGGAGCAGCAGGCGTATCGAAAGTGCTGACTATACTCCGAACCGAACTTGAACTGGCTATGGCTTTGACCGGCAGAGCAACGATTTCGAGTATCGATCATTCCGTGATTTGGCAATAATGCCTACAAAGTGGCTTGTCTGGTTTATTTATTTAATTTCAGATCGTTCTGTAATGCTTCCAGCGCGAAAGCCAGATAAACCAGTGGTGCGTTCCAGTTGATGGCAATTTCGTTGGAGGCATACGAACAATCAGCATCAATGTAGACTTCATCAGCTACAGTGCTGATGTAGCCCGCACATTTGTCCTGTCGTGCGGCATTTGCGTTGATACCTCCTGATAATAAACCCGGAACCGGCTCTGCTACCCCGTCGGCGATTGACGGCCGGTGATGTGGATGCATGGGTGTTTTATCGCCGAAGCCCGTTACAAAGGAGTAACCCACGGCATTCCGGCCAAGTAAGTAGTCCAGGTTTCCGAGTGCATACTGTAAATACTGGCTTCGATTGGGCGAATTGGTTAATCGGTAGGCCTGGAGCAAGGCAATTCCCTGATTAGCTGCTTCGGCGCTACTACCCCAGATGAAATCCTTGGCCGACTTCCCCATAACCGTTTGGAAAGCCTGTTTGTCGGCACCCATAAGTAACGAATCGGCCATCGTTGTCAGGTGTTGTTTCACTAAGAGTACATCTTTTTTGCCAAGGGGAGTGAGGTCGTTGCCGAATCGGGCCAGTGTATAATAGGCCAGGGTACGAACCTGCGGCCATGCTGGTAACGGCGTTTTTGTATCGG
This window harbors:
- a CDS encoding alpha-hydroxy acid oxidase, with the translated sequence MSPQNDPIDLSEIINLFDVERLAVGNMTKMAYEYVASGAADEFSLRWNRQALDAIKLNTRVLVDVGEIDTRISLLGLDLPYPILIAPTAYHKIMHPEGELATAQGAGDASAIYVVSSFTTTPLSEIARVATQPLWFQLYVRDDRELTRALIQEAEAQGCRALCVTVDTPVAGVRNRQQRVEFAMPEGVRTPHMADAFALTKSLTWKDIEWLQSFVKIPLLLKGILNPDDADIAVQSGVSGIIVSNHGGRNLDTVPATIEALPRIAETVNKRVPILMDGGIRRGTDVLKAIALGANAVLVGKPICFGLACGGAAGVSKVLTILRTELELAMALTGRATISSIDHSVIWQ